The Barnesiella intestinihominis YIT 11860 genome includes a window with the following:
- a CDS encoding translocation/assembly module TamB domain-containing protein produces the protein MKKALKYIAIVLISLLVLLLTLPLSIYIPAVQRWGKNEISGYVGRSTGMELSIGKLSLKFPFRLQIDDILLLTSSRDTLLQSSSMQVGIAPAALLRGQVQIQKIALNETLFRFSNSDSTLLLSANIKQFSTQKANVNLKDYHISLPSTRLDGGEITLNLSESSPDTVSAESAPLNWSISVGEVGLSNIHYSMQMKPTIEDLDASIQKARLLQGEIDLYGQSVRVSEAIIDKGDYRYYPGSGSGNNEAEPEENDDDTIVSPPWTVQIQKLRLHRNQALYALPTRIPQKGLDFGYLSLDNIEIAIDSLYNRGSEICVPIKQLAFTERSGIAVTRTQGTFTMDSTGISLQKFQMNTALSEISAQIKAGNGIFTQNSQTPVEVRLQAKLAIGDIIRVLPEYDNYTRGLLLSTGFLSNISMNGKLGDLNLEKADISLPGTFVCQATGNVQNLHEADRINGSLQWDLRLKNSPVFANVMPDSLSKKIHIPPTRFTGNARLSPEMIRSKAQIESGDGLITLLARLNTKKEQYDGRILIDRFPLSSFLPHDSLGVLSASTRFSGEKYNPMDSSMYATVDLKIDSVDYSGYRYTGLSIEAKLNRGKMSGGITCTDPNLLMGLSVSGSLSPEEYTADLTGEIHTDLEALKLVTEACSVSTGLSLSGYVSPMSESYRADIRLSDFSALLPTSRLQTNALSISAETDSTHINAAVRSGDMAMNFVSSIGFSSFLEKLNQSLPIIATVQEEKRLDMKALHQVLPPFEFHANAKRNNLIQQYLKGMNMGFSQIGLNIQNDTLLNTTGKIDRFSTGGITIDTLQLSLFERREKEERLYYSLQVGNKPGNLDQLASVILNGFLSGNTTKLFCVQKNRQGQEGFRIGCQADFLDSLIQVSFFPKNPIIGFETWTLNPDNFFAYHYGRHFDANIALTHEDRHFIIKTLHNEQSHDFSHQEALKVDINGMEIAPWLALSPFSPQIDGSISADLLVNFPQSATEISGSMGIGDLYYGKQRVGNFNLNVDYQLDSLGRQEAQADLEIDDKKVLTLNGLLDNQAENPVRLNLSIDEFPLATANPFLPSEMAQLQGYLNGKMGITGSTDMPLLNGYIQMEEAVANSKSMGATLKFPQSQIRVEQNVLHFDNYEITGANKNPLHIDGNIDFKKLDKIVTDLRLYASAFQPVKSARSTKATVYGSVIADMDMAVNGPLDALKIRGNVGLLTGTEVTYVMQDSPFALQQQENNIVTFVSFNDSTEIAEEDTLQKSSVLGMDILVNINIAPTVKMGVNLSVDGKNRIDLQGGGELAYTMNTLGDSRFTGRYNLTGGFVRYNPPIISEKLFKIQDGSYVSWNGDIADPQMSITAVETVRTTISEEEKNTRQVNFDISIIIKNSLENLSVSFDLSAPEDLTLQNQLTSLTAEQRASQAMSLLIYNTYTGPGTSTTKSDLLGNPLNAFLQKELNQWAQDNLKGIDLSFDINSYTDASGVNTRTDYSYRAAKSLFNNRVKVVIGGSLSPDDNADVNFKENFIDDISLEYYLNQRDNMYIKIFRHTGYESILEGEITQTGVGFVVKKRLLNLMELFRPRKSRKGVNL, from the coding sequence ATGAAAAAAGCACTAAAATATATTGCTATCGTATTGATTTCACTTTTAGTGCTATTGTTGACTTTACCTCTGTCTATTTATATTCCGGCAGTACAACGATGGGGAAAGAATGAGATTAGCGGTTATGTCGGCCGATCGACAGGAATGGAGCTTTCCATAGGAAAGTTGTCTCTTAAATTCCCGTTCCGACTGCAAATCGACGATATACTTTTATTGACTTCGAGTCGGGATACGCTGTTGCAAAGTTCAAGTATGCAAGTAGGGATAGCCCCGGCGGCACTTTTGCGTGGACAAGTTCAAATCCAGAAAATAGCATTGAACGAAACACTTTTTCGTTTTTCGAATTCAGACTCTACTTTATTACTATCGGCAAACATAAAACAATTCTCCACACAGAAAGCAAACGTTAATTTAAAAGATTATCATATCTCATTACCTTCTACCCGATTGGACGGAGGGGAAATAACTTTGAACTTGTCGGAGAGTTCCCCCGATACTGTTTCTGCGGAAAGCGCTCCATTGAATTGGAGCATCTCGGTAGGAGAAGTAGGGTTATCGAATATCCATTATTCTATGCAGATGAAGCCCACTATCGAAGATTTGGATGCTTCGATACAAAAAGCGAGACTCTTGCAAGGAGAAATAGATTTATACGGGCAATCGGTTCGAGTCTCCGAGGCGATTATAGACAAAGGGGATTATCGTTATTATCCGGGGAGTGGAAGCGGAAATAATGAAGCAGAACCGGAGGAAAATGATGACGATACAATCGTTTCGCCGCCGTGGACCGTACAAATTCAAAAGTTGCGGCTGCATCGGAATCAAGCTCTTTATGCGTTGCCGACCCGAATCCCCCAAAAAGGGCTCGACTTCGGGTATCTTTCTCTCGATAATATTGAGATTGCCATCGACTCCCTCTATAATCGAGGAAGCGAAATATGCGTTCCTATCAAACAATTGGCGTTCACCGAACGTTCGGGGATAGCCGTAACTCGAACACAAGGAACTTTTACTATGGATTCGACAGGTATCTCCTTGCAAAAATTTCAGATGAACACTGCTTTATCCGAGATTTCGGCGCAGATTAAAGCTGGAAACGGTATTTTTACACAAAATTCACAGACACCGGTTGAGGTCCGATTACAGGCTAAACTCGCTATTGGGGACATTATTCGGGTATTACCCGAATACGACAATTATACCAGAGGGTTGTTGTTGTCGACCGGTTTTCTTTCAAACATCTCGATGAACGGTAAATTGGGAGATTTAAATTTGGAAAAGGCCGATATATCCCTGCCGGGAACATTCGTTTGCCAAGCGACAGGCAATGTGCAAAATTTGCACGAAGCAGATCGGATTAACGGAAGTCTCCAATGGGATCTGCGTCTGAAAAATTCGCCGGTCTTTGCGAATGTAATGCCGGACTCCCTAAGCAAAAAAATACATATACCGCCGACCCGATTCACCGGTAATGCCCGACTTTCACCGGAGATGATCCGGTCGAAAGCCCAAATCGAATCCGGCGATGGCCTCATCACTCTCCTTGCTCGATTAAATACTAAAAAAGAGCAATATGATGGACGGATACTGATAGATCGATTCCCTCTATCTTCGTTCCTGCCTCATGATTCTTTGGGAGTACTCTCTGCTTCGACCCGGTTCTCAGGAGAAAAATACAATCCGATGGATTCCAGTATGTATGCGACTGTCGACTTGAAAATAGATTCCGTGGATTATTCGGGTTACCGGTATACCGGACTGTCTATCGAAGCAAAATTGAATAGGGGTAAAATGAGTGGCGGTATAACTTGTACCGATCCTAATTTGTTGATGGGACTCTCCGTATCGGGATCGCTGTCTCCCGAAGAATATACGGCCGACTTGACTGGCGAGATTCATACCGATTTGGAAGCTCTGAAACTGGTAACCGAAGCATGCTCGGTTTCTACCGGCCTTTCTCTTTCTGGCTATGTTTCGCCCATGAGCGAATCTTATCGGGCAGACATACGGTTAAGTGACTTTTCTGCCCTCTTGCCGACCAGCAGGTTACAAACCAATGCATTGTCGATTTCGGCCGAAACAGACTCTACGCACATAAATGCCGCTGTCCGAAGCGGAGACATGGCTATGAATTTTGTTTCGAGTATAGGATTTAGCTCTTTCTTGGAAAAGCTGAACCAGTCGTTACCTATTATTGCTACGGTTCAAGAAGAAAAGCGATTGGATATGAAAGCGTTGCATCAAGTTCTGCCTCCTTTTGAGTTTCATGCGAACGCAAAGCGGAATAATCTCATACAGCAGTATCTCAAAGGAATGAACATGGGATTTTCTCAAATCGGCCTGAATATCCAGAACGATACTCTATTGAATACGACGGGTAAGATAGACCGCTTTTCGACCGGGGGAATTACTATCGATACCCTCCAACTCTCTTTATTCGAGCGTCGTGAAAAGGAGGAAAGATTATATTACTCTCTTCAAGTCGGCAACAAGCCCGGAAACCTCGATCAATTAGCCTCTGTAATCCTTAACGGATTCCTCTCCGGGAATACGACTAAATTGTTTTGTGTGCAAAAAAACAGACAAGGACAAGAAGGATTCCGAATAGGTTGCCAAGCCGATTTTTTAGATTCATTGATTCAAGTGTCGTTTTTCCCTAAAAATCCGATTATCGGCTTTGAAACGTGGACATTGAATCCCGACAATTTTTTTGCCTACCACTATGGGCGACATTTCGATGCCAACATAGCTCTCACTCACGAGGATCGGCATTTTATTATCAAGACTTTACACAACGAACAATCACATGATTTCTCTCACCAAGAGGCATTGAAAGTCGATATAAACGGTATGGAGATAGCTCCGTGGTTGGCTTTATCGCCATTCTCTCCTCAAATCGACGGAAGTATTTCTGCCGACTTGCTGGTAAACTTTCCGCAGAGTGCGACGGAAATATCCGGTAGTATGGGTATTGGTGATTTATATTATGGGAAACAACGTGTGGGAAATTTTAATCTGAACGTCGATTATCAATTAGACTCTTTGGGTCGTCAGGAAGCACAAGCCGATTTGGAAATAGATGATAAGAAAGTATTGACGTTGAACGGGCTTCTTGACAATCAAGCAGAAAATCCCGTTCGGTTAAACTTGTCCATAGATGAGTTCCCGTTGGCGACAGCCAATCCGTTCCTCCCTTCCGAGATGGCACAATTACAAGGCTATTTGAATGGGAAAATGGGAATTACGGGTAGTACCGATATGCCTCTCCTGAATGGTTACATACAGATGGAAGAAGCCGTGGCTAATTCTAAATCGATGGGAGCTACTTTGAAATTTCCTCAAAGCCAGATTCGAGTGGAACAAAATGTTTTGCATTTCGACAATTATGAGATCACGGGAGCGAATAAAAATCCACTGCACATCGATGGAAATATCGATTTCAAAAAATTAGATAAAATCGTTACCGATTTGAGATTATATGCATCGGCTTTCCAACCGGTTAAATCGGCGAGAAGTACGAAAGCGACTGTTTACGGTTCGGTTATCGCAGATATGGATATGGCGGTAAACGGTCCGCTTGATGCTCTGAAAATTCGGGGAAATGTAGGGTTGCTCACGGGAACGGAAGTTACCTACGTTATGCAAGATTCTCCTTTCGCTCTTCAACAACAAGAGAACAATATCGTTACATTCGTTTCGTTCAACGACAGTACTGAAATAGCCGAAGAAGATACTTTGCAAAAGAGCAGTGTGTTGGGCATGGATATATTGGTTAATATCAACATTGCTCCCACTGTTAAAATGGGTGTGAATCTTTCGGTGGACGGAAAAAATCGGATAGACCTTCAAGGCGGAGGGGAATTGGCCTATACCATGAATACGTTGGGCGACAGCCGTTTCACCGGTCGATACAATCTCACCGGAGGTTTCGTCCGTTACAACCCGCCTATCATATCGGAAAAATTGTTTAAAATTCAAGACGGAAGCTATGTGTCTTGGAACGGTGATATCGCCGATCCTCAAATGTCTATTACAGCTGTCGAGACCGTACGCACGACTATCTCCGAGGAGGAGAAAAATACCCGGCAAGTCAATTTTGACATCAGTATCATCATTAAAAATTCATTGGAAAATTTGTCTGTTTCTTTCGATCTTTCCGCACCCGAAGACCTCACTCTGCAAAATCAGTTGACATCGCTCACGGCCGAGCAACGGGCTTCGCAAGCCATGAGCCTGCTCATTTATAATACATATACCGGTCCCGGAACGTCGACTACGAAATCCGATTTATTGGGTAATCCGCTTAACGCATTCTTGCAAAAAGAATTGAACCAATGGGCTCAGGATAACTTGAAAGGTATCGATTTGTCTTTCGATATTAATTCCTACACCGATGCTTCGGGAGTGAATACTCGCACCGATTATTCTTATAGGGCGGCTAAAAGTCTGTTTAACAATAGGGTGAAAGTCGTCATTGGCGGAAGCCTCAGCCCGGACGACAACGCAGATGTCAATTTCAAAGAGAACTTCATAGACGACATTTCCCTCGAATATTATTTGAATCAAAGGGATAACATGTATATTAAAATATTCCGGCATACGGGATATGAAAGTATTCTCGAAGGAGAGATCACTCAAACCGGTGTCGGTTTTGTCGTTAAGAAAAGGCTGCTCAATCTGATGGAGCTATTTCGACCACGGAAAAGCAGAAAGGGGGTGAACCTATGA
- a CDS encoding DUF5103 domain-containing protein — protein sequence MKTSYIFQLLISVCVLLGGISATAQNRSEPYETQAFSDRFRTIQTEVEGRELFPPIIELNTDEHITISFDELAEDVTYLQYSLIHCNADWRPSDLSDLEYLDGFNTNSVEEYEFSTATFAHYVHYRITLPNADVQFKVSGNYVLVVYPENEPENILLQVCFSVYENQVLVAPSVTSRTDIDYNREHQQVEVALNTNNYRVQNPYNELKISILQNSRRDKEVIINRPLRVQGNQIVFGHDRNMIFEAGNEFRRFEMVATRYAGLGVEKIYYFDPYYHVVLATSVPRAQTSYLYDKTQNGRFVIRQSGADDSNTEADYFVVHFTLDSDPIPGGKIYIDGEMTNHRYTPYNEMVYNPASGKYEKTLLLKQGSYNYQYLFLPDGGSAASAGPIEGNYYETVNEYLVKVYHRPQGVRYDKLIGIGMGYSGR from the coding sequence ATGAAAACAAGTTATATTTTTCAATTGCTTATTTCTGTTTGTGTCCTTTTGGGAGGCATTTCTGCAACGGCCCAAAATCGTTCGGAACCGTATGAAACACAAGCCTTCTCCGATCGATTTCGAACTATACAGACCGAGGTGGAAGGTAGGGAATTGTTCCCTCCCATTATTGAATTGAATACCGACGAACACATAACGATTTCGTTCGATGAGTTGGCCGAAGATGTCACTTATCTGCAATACAGTCTTATACATTGTAATGCAGATTGGCGTCCTTCCGACTTGTCGGATTTGGAATATCTCGATGGCTTCAATACGAATTCTGTCGAAGAATATGAATTTTCTACTGCGACTTTCGCGCATTATGTGCATTACAGGATTACGCTTCCCAATGCCGATGTACAGTTTAAAGTATCGGGTAATTATGTGCTTGTGGTTTATCCCGAAAACGAACCGGAAAATATTTTGTTGCAAGTGTGTTTTTCGGTCTATGAAAACCAAGTTTTGGTCGCTCCTTCTGTAACATCTCGCACCGATATAGATTATAACCGTGAGCATCAACAGGTAGAAGTCGCTCTCAATACCAACAATTATCGGGTTCAAAATCCTTATAACGAATTGAAAATAAGTATTCTTCAAAATAGCCGACGGGATAAGGAGGTTATTATAAATAGACCTTTAAGGGTACAAGGGAATCAAATTGTTTTCGGTCATGACCGCAATATGATATTCGAAGCGGGGAATGAATTTCGTCGGTTCGAAATGGTAGCTACCCGTTATGCCGGATTAGGGGTTGAAAAAATATACTATTTCGACCCATATTATCACGTCGTGTTAGCTACGTCTGTTCCCAGAGCGCAAACGAGTTATCTTTATGATAAAACCCAAAACGGGCGTTTCGTCATACGCCAAAGCGGGGCAGACGACAGCAATACCGAAGCCGATTATTTCGTCGTGCATTTCACGCTTGATTCCGATCCGATTCCGGGAGGAAAAATATATATCGATGGCGAAATGACGAATCATCGGTATACCCCTTATAACGAAATGGTTTATAATCCTGCTTCTGGGAAATATGAGAAAACCCTGCTCTTGAAACAGGGTTCTTACAATTATCAATACCTATTTTTGCCCGATGGAGGGAGTGCCGCTTCGGCAGGTCCTATCGAAGGAAACTATTATGAAACGGTAAACGAATATTTAGTAAAGGTTTATCATCGGCCGCAGGGAGTACGTTACGATAAACTCATCGGTATAGGAATGGGGTATTCCGGTCGTTGA
- a CDS encoding aminopeptidase C, with protein MNCKFFTIACALLSMSFCSWANENKTDSVGYQFTVTKELNTNPVKDQSRSGTCWSFSTLSFIEDDLLRQGKPAVDLSEMFIVRNDYIEKAIKYVRMHGDIAFSAGGSAYDVLYIIDKYGIVPEEVYTGLNYGTDKHQHGELDAILKGYVDAIIANPNKKLSTAWLDGFKAVLDTYLGKVPEKFTYNGVEYTPQSFAKSLSIKASDYVPLTSFTHHDFYKPFAIEVPDNWLWSEYYNIPLNELMETIDYAIDKGFTVMWASDVSEKGFQYLKGFAVVPVEKKNENLSGTELARWVKLSKSEKEGELYKFEEPEEEQYIDQKLRQEAFDNYETTDDHGMVFVGTAVDQNGTKYYKVKNSWGTEQIYGGFFYASEAFVKYKTMDILVHKDAVPVKILKKLHLK; from the coding sequence ATGAATTGTAAGTTTTTCACTATCGCTTGTGCTTTATTGTCAATGTCTTTCTGTTCATGGGCAAACGAAAATAAAACGGATTCTGTGGGTTACCAATTTACTGTAACCAAAGAATTGAATACCAACCCGGTAAAAGACCAAAGCAGATCGGGAACGTGTTGGAGCTTCTCGACTTTATCGTTTATCGAAGATGATTTGTTGCGTCAAGGAAAGCCTGCGGTAGACTTATCGGAAATGTTTATCGTGCGTAACGATTATATAGAAAAAGCGATTAAATATGTACGCATGCACGGCGATATCGCCTTTTCGGCCGGAGGTAGCGCTTATGACGTGCTCTATATCATCGATAAATATGGCATTGTTCCCGAGGAGGTTTATACCGGTTTGAATTACGGGACAGACAAGCACCAGCACGGAGAACTCGACGCTATCCTCAAAGGTTATGTCGATGCTATCATTGCCAACCCCAACAAAAAACTTTCGACGGCATGGCTCGATGGATTCAAAGCCGTGCTGGACACCTATTTAGGCAAAGTTCCCGAGAAGTTTACTTACAACGGCGTAGAATACACACCTCAATCTTTTGCAAAATCATTGAGTATAAAAGCCTCGGATTATGTTCCGTTGACATCATTCACCCATCACGATTTTTACAAACCTTTTGCCATTGAAGTACCCGACAACTGGTTATGGTCGGAATATTATAATATCCCGCTCAACGAATTGATGGAGACAATCGATTATGCTATCGATAAAGGTTTTACAGTCATGTGGGCTTCCGATGTAAGCGAGAAAGGATTCCAATATCTGAAAGGGTTTGCTGTGGTTCCCGTAGAGAAGAAAAACGAGAACCTGTCTGGAACCGAATTGGCTCGTTGGGTAAAATTGTCAAAATCGGAAAAAGAAGGAGAACTATATAAATTCGAAGAACCGGAGGAAGAACAATACATCGACCAAAAACTTCGACAAGAAGCATTCGATAACTACGAGACTACCGACGACCACGGCATGGTATTCGTAGGGACAGCCGTTGACCAGAACGGTACAAAATATTATAAAGTGAAAAATTCGTGGGGTACGGAACAAATTTATGGAGGCTTTTTCTACGCATCAGAAGCATTCGTGAAATATAAAACTATGGATATCTTGGTCCACAAAGATGCTGTTCCCGTAAAGATTCTGAAAAAATTACATCTGAAATAG